A stretch of DNA from Juglans microcarpa x Juglans regia isolate MS1-56 chromosome 5D, Jm3101_v1.0, whole genome shotgun sequence:
GCAATTTGCCTGGTATTCCTCATCCGACTTTCGCTGGGGAGCCCGTGCCCTTCTTTCTTGCACCGACGTATGGATTCTCTCTCACTCATAGATTCTGGGTTTTCATTAGTTTTTCTGGACTGATCTTGAGCCGATATCGGGTTCATGACTTGGCAGACACATTGTAAATCTAGCTTGAACCTAGATGACTGTAGAGCAGAGAAAGAACCTTGCTTGCTAAAGTTTCTGATAGACAGCCATTCTAGCTAGCCATTTTATATATCTGCCCTGTCGCTCTACGTTACTTTTGCAGTGGATCATTCCCATCTCACTGCTCATGGCAAGTACGTGGACTAGATATGTACTTTCGTCCAGCCACATGGGATTTGATAAACTCAATTCCaaaccatgtcatctaattgtTGCCCAATTTTGAAGGGATCAAGTTTGAAGAGAGGATTTTAATTAGTTCCTTACAATCAAAGGattttagttatatattaatgaaGTGATCGCTCCTGATGGCCACACTCTTCATGCAGGGTCAGCAATCAGTTAGCATTGGAAGCAGCTGTGGAAGCGACAGCTGAGTTTTTGAATAAAGCTGTGAAGCCTGTAATTGTGGGTGGGCCCAAGTTAAGGGTATCAAAGGCGCAAAAAGCCTTTGTAGAGCTTGCAGATGCCAGCGGGTATCCAATAGCTGTTATGCCCTCAGGTAAGGGACTAGTTCCAGAGCACCATCCCCAGTTCATTGGGACATATTGGGGTGCTGTCAGCACCAGCTTTGTTGGGGAGATTGTGGAGTCTGCCGATGCCTATGTTTTTGTAGGCCCCATATTTAATGATTACAGCTCTGTTGGCTACTCCCTTTTGATCAAGAAGGAGAAAACAATAATGGTGCAGCCTAATGGTGTGACAATTGCCAATGGTCCCTCTTTTGGCTGTGTTTACATGGCTGATTTCTTGCGTACATTGGCCAAAAAGCTCAAGGGAAACAGCACTGCTCTTGAGAATTACCGCCGGATCTTTGTGCCACCAGGCATCCCTCTAAAATCTGAGAAAGATGAGCCTCTAAGGGTTAATATTCTTTTCAAGCACATTCAGGTAGGACACAAGTATCACCAATTATAattcatgtttcttttttattggttgTAATAGTTTGTTAAGGTTTATATGATATCTTGGGTTGGTTATTTTGACCACTAAACACAATTTTAGTAGTAGTCGATAATCGAGTCTCGATGTCTTTCCCATTTCTTTGTCAATGTATGCTGCTGTTTTTTATCAGTTCACCTATTGATTAAACAGGAGATGCTTGATGGAGACAGTGCAGTAATAGCTGAGACTGGAGACTCATGGTTCAATTGCCAGAAGCTCCGCCTCCCTGAGAACTGTGGGTAAGCCAGGGCCGGGGTCTTCGTTGAACACCTTACTCCTTCATAACTAGTACTGCATATGAAATGTTTATCAGAAATCGGCTGGGTACCAATGTTTTATTTCGATTGCATTTAGGTACGAATTTCAGATGCAGTATGGTTCTATTGGCTGGTCAGTCGGTGCCACTCTTGGATATGCTCAGGCTGCCAAAAATAAGCGTGTGATTGCTTGTATTGGCGATGGAAGTTTCCAGGTTAGGGACAATTACACACAAACCTTTTAACACATTTGTGCTGGTCGGAAGTAGGGATAGCAATGGGATGGGCAGGCCAGGTACCTATTCCTGTCCCTGCAGTATCCACCAAGCAAAACTTTTTCCTGTACCTGCTTTGGGGATTTATGGGGATCATCGTCCTGACCCTGTCGTCAAATCTTGCTATGGGATTTCTATGTTTTGGGATATAGAGCTTGGAAATTAAAAgagtttttcatttatattgCAGGTTACAGCTCAGGACATTTCAACAATGATTCGATGTGGACAAAGGACCATTATATTCCTAATCAATAATGGAGGTTATACAATTGAAGTAGAGATTCATGATGGCCCATACAATGTTATTAAGAACTGGGACTACACTGGCCTTGTTGCTGCCATCCACAATGGCGAAGGCAAATGCTGGACTGCCAAGGTTAGCATCCATTAAATGAAGTTCTTACATCTTATTGAGTATTTTGTTCATCGATCCAGGAAACTCGGGAAAATCACACGATTCACAAATTCTAATCTTTAAGATGCTGAGTGGTGCATAAAATCCTAGCTAGTATTGAAGTGGCGATCTGAATGGATTAGTTAGAACCGGGACACATCACAAATACTAAACTACTAGACCCGGAATGTCCCGGTCAGATTCAAAAAGATCTTAAATAGTGCagtaattttatacaaaaagtGAATCACatcttgaaaaattaaaaataaaaaataaaaaaaatttagttaacAAACTAATTGCATGTTGCTTAATTTGGTCCAGAAGTATATTCATGGATTCTGTTGGCCGTTATAAACTGCAGGTAAAAACAGAGTGTGAACTGACAGAAGCGATTGCAACGGCGACTGGCGCACAAAAAGGTGCTTTATGTTTCATTGAAGTAATCGTGCACAAGGATGACACCAGCAAAGAGCTGCTGGAGTGGGGATCCCGAGTTTCTGCAGCAAACAGCCGCCCTCCaaatcaacaataaataaataaataaaaagggtgTTTGGATGATTTCTTTCTCGATCTGAAGTTGGCATCCTGACATCTGGTTCAGGCCAGGACATGTAGCAGCAGTCTAGTAGAACTACAAATAAGAGAAGAGTGGTTTGCTTGATTTGAAAGAGCCTTCCACCAATCCTGTTGCTGGATCCTGCTTTCTATTATAACATTAATGAAGGCTTCATCTCTAATTCTAATGCTGCATGCATACAAGCATTGAATCATTTGGAGCTATGAAATGAAACTAATGTTCAAAGTTGAAACCCACCCACCTAGCCACCTACCTCAACATTCGCGTGCGCCCGCCAACTCACTTGAATGTATAcgttgtatgtatgtatgtattattcTTTGATTTCAAACCTCATCAGCCGAGACAAACGACAAGACAAACAGAAACCGTAGGCAAACGACGGCCAAAAGTAgcacaaataaatttaattaattcccACCGTCGAAATATTGAAATCACAATACTTTATGGGAGTCGACTTTTAAGAGGCATGCACCACGGATTTGTAATGCATGGCACATAGCCCTACATCTTTTCCAGTGAGAACCGTGGCTTTTACTCATGAAATTaaaggacaaaaagaaaagcaaaagagaCAAGACATGCACCATTTTCATTCAGGCATCAATGTCGtccttcaaatttttataaatttcaaaacaaaatacaaaaattaatactttttaaaattcaagataaaattaatattaaaagataatattcaaataattttttaattttataatatttttatttaatttttttctctcattttttaaaacttaataaaacatcttacctcaaatcatttcactactataataaaacatctaaactttaatatttttattgataaatagaatttttgttgatttaattGAAATCGCACCGGTTGAGTCGAGAGCCGCTCAAACTTCATGATCTCCATATATAAATGCGACACGTATATAGCATTGAAGAGAACCGCAAAATCTGGTTCAAGGTGCGTCCTACATTTAATACCCAACCGTTTCGAGGCATGGGGTGGAAGAGGTTGCTAGCCCTTGATAAAACTTGGCAGAACACGACAATCTACGTACAGCTGCAACATTTGATCTTGAACTCCATTTCCGGCCACCGCATCTGctttcaaaatgaaaactttttttctCATCCTATCCTTGTTATACATCTCATTTGGGGAAGTCTTATCCACTCCTGATCCTCAGCGATATGAGTCAATTTTCAACTTCGGTGACTCGCTCAGTGACACCggaaattttcttctttcaggCGCCTTGGCATTTCCAGTCATAGGGAAGCTCCCTTACGGCGAGACCTTCTTTCAACACGCAACAGGGCGTTGCTCCGATGGACGCCTAATTGTTGACTTCATTGGTATTCACTCATGATCTCTTCTCTTGatcaccatgcatgcatctttcaTATTTTGTACTTGTTCAAATATTCTTACcttttcaattgaaaaagagACAAGGAATTAGTCTCATTAATTAATCAAGTTAAAATGTTAGAGAAATGCATGAAAAAAGgttattaaatattgttaattctgatgcgaaatgaaaaatattgcaGCGGAGGCATTTGGGTTGCCATATCTTCCTCCATACCTATCAATTACCAATGGTCAATATCCCCGGCATGGAGTAAATTTTGCTGTTTCTGGAGCCACGGCACTCGACCCAGAATTCTTCAATTCACAAAGAATAGGGCAACTCCTATGGACAAATGACTCTTTGAGCGTTCAGCTTGGTTGGTTTAAGAAGCTC
This window harbors:
- the LOC121264329 gene encoding pyruvate decarboxylase 1-like, giving the protein MEAANHIARVPVYPAHSTGTLGRHLARRLVEIGATDVFSVPGDFNLTLLDHLIAEPGLNLIGCCNELNAGYAADGYARAKGVGVCVVTFTVGGLSVINAIAGAYSENLPVICIVGGPNTNDFGTNRILHHTIGLPDFSQELRCFQTITCAQAVVNNLDEAHELIDTAISTALKESKPAYISISCNLPGIPHPTFAGEPVPFFLAPTVSNQLALEAAVEATAEFLNKAVKPVIVGGPKLRVSKAQKAFVELADASGYPIAVMPSGKGLVPEHHPQFIGTYWGAVSTSFVGEIVESADAYVFVGPIFNDYSSVGYSLLIKKEKTIMVQPNGVTIANGPSFGCVYMADFLRTLAKKLKGNSTALENYRRIFVPPGIPLKSEKDEPLRVNILFKHIQEMLDGDSAVIAETGDSWFNCQKLRLPENCGYEFQMQYGSIGWSVGATLGYAQAAKNKRVIACIGDGSFQVTAQDISTMIRCGQRTIIFLINNGGYTIEVEIHDGPYNVIKNWDYTGLVAAIHNGEGKCWTAKVKTECELTEAIATATGAQKGALCFIEVIVHKDDTSKELLEWGSRVSAANSRPPNQQ